One Gossypium arboreum isolate Shixiya-1 chromosome 13, ASM2569848v2, whole genome shotgun sequence genomic window, ataataaaattattaaatatttgtatatatagagagagagaaaaTAGAAGACGACTTAGACGAGGTTGCTCCTTTCTTGTCTCCCTTTTTCTTGTCTCCCTTTGGACTATTAACAAATTTGTCAATTTGTGGCTTCGGTTtcataaatttttgtttttctaaAAAGAAGTTCCATTTCATCAATTTTTAGGTTCTATAATGTTGAACATTTGTATGATTTTGAcgaattaataataattttaatacaatTTCATCGTAAGGCATCTTagggaaaaaaatatttaaataaagggTAAATTTCACTTAAGGtctttaaattattagtaaatttatgttttttgtcactcaacttcaaaaatttataaaatagatATTGAAGTattcgaaaatttttatttaagtcattggaaTGTTAAGGATTTTTGTTTTAAGTGACAATTCGATTATCAGTATAGTGAATTAATACCAATCTAAGAATCAATCTGACGATCAATGTTGGAGATCGAAGAAGAAAactatttgaattttaatttgtaGATTCACGATGTTTAaagttatttcataaaaaaaaagaataaaattttcGGTTGAAAACtatacaataataattttaacaacttaataatttaaaataaaatctttcaaataatctaataaacattttataatcttttaaaattgAAGGAAAATAATATAAACTTAATAACAAGTTTACTTTAAATATAATATGAATGCATATGTTAAATGTGAAAAGGAAAGAATAATTTAGTAACGTCTCGATACATGGAGAATACGCCAGGTGACAAAGGGTGATCCCTTCATGCATGTAAATACCGAGACAAGTGTCTACTAAATTCCATatttacttaaaaaaataaaaataaaaacaagaacAAGAAGAGAAAGTTAAGTTTatgttgctttttttttttaatttcttaatgcAATTTTCGAAATTATTTGCCTTTTTCacacttgtatatatatatatatatttaatgtccAAGTCATTgtagttttatatatttaaaatttaatacttTTACTTTTATCTTCAAGAACTaaatttggttaaaatatgttataagtctttataattttttacaaatttagaatttaatccttgttttttattttaggaatttagtctctctattttttaattttaaaatttagatctaattattatcattgttaattatttttgttaaatttgttggtgtaacattttgaaataaaaaattcacTAGAAAGCAATGTAGCTAAAAAATGATATTgtaataaaattgaatttaacaaaataaattgaattaacaATGTTtgacctaaattttgaaatttaaaattaaagggactaaatattaaattttgaagaGTACAAGAACCAATGGCATATTTCAACCTTATATTCTTTTTgctatttaaaagaaaaaaataaattttaatgaaCCTAAATTGTGAATAGATTTTAACGTGTTAAACTTGAATTTTTTGAAGTAAAGGAGTAAATtccttgaaataaaaataaatgattaaTTTACAAATATACAAAGAATTTAGGGACTTAAAgaaaaatttaaccattttaatttcTGTAACTGCCCCTAATTTTCTGTTCCACTTCTTAAATCCCACCAACTTTACTTCTTACACGATGTTTCACTTACATAGCTAGCTATTCGTTTTGTTCTCGCCGGTAACTCTCGCCGGAAAAAATGGCTTCTAATTTTCTCCGGCTAAGAAAACCATACTACGTTGAATCAACAATcaactgttcatcttcttccgaTCAAAAGCTTGTAAATTTGAGCTTTGGAATCGACGAAACAAGGAACCAAACAAAGAAGAGACAAGCTAAGGAACATCATGGGAGAAGATCATGTTTGGATTCATGTTGTTGGGTGACTGGTTACCTCTGCACCACTTGGTGGTTGCTTTTGTTTTTGTACCACTGTTGCTTGCCGTTCACAGTGGTTCATGAGGTGCCGGAACTAATGCCGGCGGTGAGGCTTAAACGTGAAGGGTTGACGGGAATTCACCCGGTGGTTTTAGTACCGGGGATTGTCACAGGTGGGCTTGAGTTGTGGGAAGGTAAGCCTTGTGCTGATGGTTTGTTTCGTAAACGACTTTGGGGTGGTGGTGGCTTTACTCAATTACTGAAGAGGTACTTGGAAGTAAATTTTGGTCTAATTTCAGTCTTAGTCCCACTTTTATTCTGGAATTTGAATTAGATTCTTTTGATTTTACTGGGGTTAATATAACTTTTAGGGCTCCTTTGGATGCCCGTTTTCCTGTGGTGTGGTGAGATTGAGTGTTATTTTAATGTAATTGTGCTGATGGAAGCTGTTTGGATTGCACAGCATCAGTGCGTTAAATGCTACACAACACCAGTAGAAATAGAATTTTTCACTGGCCAAAAAATTTGTAGTGAGTTCAATGCAGGCATGCTTTTACCATTTTGCCTTTGTgatgtgattttttttttataatttatatactttagataaaatatatctcattttattttttatcccaatctcttttatatttaaaattttagttttattaaatttaaaaataatgtttCATTATAATAATATTGTTTGTATTTTCATGAtaacaaataatatttttaagtagattttataaaaatatttatataattaattaaaatatttataataaaatatcagaatatacattttaatattttattaaatgaatttataaatctacatattttaataattttataaaagtaaaataatttaaaaaaacttctattatatatcaattctaatctgatgtccttaatagtcattttttatttttcacctCACTGCTACAGCTGGTTTGGATCCAAACACACACTCCACCATTATTTCTAATCTCACCGCTACAGTATCCAATCTTACCATTACAATAACTAATCTCACCGTCACCGCTATTTTTAACCTCACCGGAGCTAAacacaccgcccatccaaactaagccttAGTCTCTCAACAATTAAGTTTACTTTGGTAGTCGTATTTTtgctttaattataattttagtcCCTTTATTATTCTTGAACTTGAATTggattcttctattttttctaaggttaatataatttttagtccctcaatttagcAATTAGGTTCACTTAGTCCCACGTTTGGACATTATGtacaaatttgtttttatttttctaaattgtCTTTAAATGTATTTTGTTGTGTCGGGTTGTGTTTTTAGACACGTGTTTGACATTTAAACGTTCTATTATGTACATTCGCGATTCATAAAACATTTGATAGGTGTTTTTAGAAAGAATATTTTTGTCTTGAACGTACCATAATCTAATATCGTATTATGTTTCGGTTAATttatatgctttattatatatgttttttgTTTGGATTTAATTTTATTGAAATATGTTGATGTTTAGGCCATTGTGTTGGTTAGAGCACTTGTCTTTGCACAACGAAACCGGCCTCGACCCACCGGGAATACGGGTTCGTCCTGTTCCAGGACTGTTTGGAGCGGACTATTCAGCTCCGGGATACTTTGTGTGGGACGTTCTCGTTAAAAATTTGGCGAAAATCGGCTATGAGGGGAAGAATTTGCATATGGCTGCTTATGATTGGAGACTCTCTTTCCAGAATACAGAGGTACAAATAGCTATTTTCAACTTGTCGGTTCCCTGTTCCGGTATTCCGTGTTCATGTTTCGTTTAGTTTATTCTTTTGTGCATTAGTTCGTGTCATGTTATCATATCGTTTGGCAATGGTTATGCATACCTTACTTCTTCATCGATCAATTGTTATCGTCGAGTTCTTATTGGCATATTTGTCAATTGATACACAGGTTCGGGACCGTGCTCTTAGTAGGCTAAAGAGTAAAATTGAGTTAATGTATCGAGCCAACGGCAATAAAAAAGTGGTAGTTGTGCCTCATTCCATGGGAGTAGCCTATTTTCTTCACTTCCTTAAATGGGTCGAAACGCCACCTCCGATGGGAGGTGGTGGTGGCCTGGGTTGGTGCGCTGAACATATCAAGGCAATTGTGAACATCGGCCCGTCATTTCTTGGTGTTCCAAAGGCTGTTAGCAATATACTCTCTGCCGAGGGCAAAGACGTTGCTTATTTCAGGTTAGTTATATCGGTTTATTATATGACATTACACATACAATTAAAGTTAAATCACcgtatttttatggttttggatTTTGTAGAGCAATGGTACCGGGAGTTTTGGATTCGGGTACTTTAGGGCTTCGAGCATTAGAGCATGTCATGCGAGTGTCTCGAACATGGGATTCCGTTGTGTCATTGATGCCTAAAGGAGGAGAGACCATTTGGGGCAACATGGACTGGTCACCGGAGGAGGAGCATGTTTGCGACTTTTCTAAGAAAAGATACTTTCGGTTATCTCCGAGTGACAATAATGTCAATAAAAGCAACGCGAAACAAGTTTTCCGAGTGAAAGATCCGGTTAAGTACGGTAGAATTATCTCTTTTGGCAAGGCAGCTTCAGTGTTACATTCTTCACAGCTTCCTACTGCTGTTTTAAAGGTATGACAATATTTACGGTATTCGAGTCTATAGTGGATCTCGAGTCAGTTTTCATTGTGTCAAAGATCTCATGGATACCAACATTTCATTATTAGGAAATTTTGCACATGAGTGCGTCCCGGAACTTCAACTCATCATGCGGGGAAGCATGGACCGAGTATGACGAGATGAGCCGGGAAAGCATACAAAAAATCGGGGCAGCAGATAAAGCTTACACAGCAACAACTCTTTTTGATCTGTTACGTTTCGTGGCACCAAAAATGATGAATCGGACTGAAGCTCATTTTTCGCACGGAATTGCAGACAATCTCGATGATCCTAAATACAACCATTACAAATTCTGGTCTAATCCACTTGAAATGAAGTAAGTATATTTTGACATAGGTATGTGTCGAAAATGAATACTTTCGGTTTCGGGTAACATAGACTATATGCATTGTGTTTTTTCAGATTACCCGATGCTCCGAACATGGAGATATATTGCTCGTATGGTGTTGGAATTCCTACCGAAAGATCATATGTGTACAAGCTATCACCAAGCAATAAGTGCAAACGTATTCCTTACCAAATCGATACCTCAGTCGATGGAGAAGACCGTAGTTGCTTGAAAAGTGGAGTATATTTTGCGGACGGAGACGAAAGTGTACCGGTTTTAAGCGCCGGATTCATGTGTGCTAAAGGTTGGAAAGGAAGAACTCGGTTTAATCCGTCCGGTATCAATACATACGTACGTGAGTACCAGAGCAAGCCGCTGACTAGTGGTATTAAGAGCATGGCACACGTTGACATAATGGGAAACATTGCTCTCATCGAAGACATACTACGTGTTGCGGCGGGAGCCACAGGAGAAGAGATCGGAGGCAATAAGATTTACTCGGATATATTGAGAATGTCCGAGAGGATAAATCTCCGACTGTGAGTATATTTCGCGAGCTCAATTACGTTTAGCGTCATCAAATTAGACGTTGCCGTAATGTTGAAAGAATACCGAGGACTTGCGAAAACCGAATATAGATGGTGGCCAAGATCAGTTGAAATTGCAACGGGGAAGGTTTTGGCAGATGAAAGGTGCGTACAAAATGGTAGTCCAATAACTTGTAGCTTATGTAGTAAAAAAATAACGGGATACTGTAGGTAGGGACGATAACAGTTTGGTTGGATCCGGAGtttggaaaaaaattacaaatattttattatatttatttttaaaactaaaataaatatttttatttcgtATTTAAAGTTTTTCAATATTTTaggtatatataaaaaatatctttttataccataaaaaataaaattaattatacatttaaaaaatttaaattgattcaaataattacaatttcaaactcgaatacttttaaataatagctaaattttaattgaatcaaattaaataaaaaataaccgAAATTGAATCGAGCATTTGAATTTTGAGGACCATTGCCTTCACCCTTGACCTTAGTTACGACTTTACTGAAAATAATTGTTCAAGTGAAGATTAAAGTTTCGAAATTAAAAAGtgtatgaattaaaaataattaaattaaaaactaaagattaaatttacaatttatgccatgatattgtgatttgaaaattataacaCGAAGTTAGAACATAAGCATAAAATAAGAATCCGAAGACTACAAGGGCTAATAGAAAAATTTGACCAAACTTCTAAAATAAATATCCCGGGAAAACCAGAAAAGCCTCATTTCATCAGAGAGGGAAAAGAAACCGCACACGGCGGAGATGGACTATAGTTTAGCAGCGCTGAAACTGCTATGCGGTCAACTAAAAGACGCTCGAGGAACACCTTCACAAAGCGCCTTAACCCTTGGCGGCATCCTCTTTCAACGTGTCTGGCTTCAGGTTCCTTTTCCCTTTCCCTTACAGTCAAATTCCATATTATTTTTACCTTTCCTTCTTTACCTTTTTCTTTTTGAACTAGGGCGTTTTGGTTTCAAACGACGACGAAGATCACCTGCTTCTCGACGATAGCACTGGCATCGTCGAGCTTAACCTCTCCGGTGATTTCCGTCAACGTCAATGGAAAACAGGTTTTTTGTTTTCGCCATTCTTTTTCCAATGGCGCgtttttttcttgttcttttttttttaatttaaaaattttgcaggCATGTATGTAATGGTGGTGGGAGGATACTTTGTCCGTACAGGTGATATTCCTGTTATTAAGGTACTTGAATTTCCCTTTTAATTTCTTCAATTTCATGTCATAAATTTTGTTTTCTGTCCTTTTTGTTAATTGCTAGTTTCTTAAGAGGGGAAAAGAGCAATGTACTCTCCAATTACTCGGATTTGACTCGAAAAATATTAAGATTCGGAGTCCGAGTACGATCTAGTGAGCAAATCGAATTCAAGTATCTTTATATTTGAGCATAATTGATCGTTGCTTATATTTAACTTGTATTGAAAAACTTGAATCCTAATTTGAGTTTGAGCATAATCAAGagtttgattttttatttaaaatcgaGCTTGAGCTTGTGAAAGAAGATCATGCTCAAGCAGAGCttcaagcttaaaattttcgagTAGAGCTCGTTTTCCCTTATAGCTTGAAGTTTGCTCAGCTCGATTACACCCTTACTAGTTTCTTCTATAAAATCTGATCAATCTTTTGTTTACTGCATCTATCTCAattgaaatcattaaaaaaatctAGAAATGGAAGTTAATATATTCTCAAGATATGCTTCAATCTTGTTTGCTGTAAATCTTAAGATGAAACATTGTTTTTTTTCCCCCCTCCTTTCAACACTTTGATCATTGCTGTTAATAGGTTCATAAGATTGTTGATTTATCTCCATTTCCGGATCGAGAAGCGATGTGGTATCTCGAAGTTTTGGAAGCTTACAAACTTTTCTACCAGCCGCTCATTGAAGAATTCATATGAACTTATGAACCATTCATTTCTATGCCTGCTAGAATCACCCAAAAGGTTAGTTGAATGAAAGAACTTGACCAAGTTTTACGAATTCTACTGCTAGTTTTTACATGTTATCTGTAGCCAATTTTAGATTCTTCCATTGTGGACTGCGATAACATGGTTGAAACATGTTCTTTCTGGTTCCCATAGATTATGAATGACGCATTTCTTTTCATTTGTAATAATATTTTTGTGATTCATTGGTATTTCGAGTTTGATTCTGTGTTAACCGACAATCCAAGAACCATGAACATGGAACTGAAATGTTGCTCCTTCTTTGTCAATATCTGCTAGCATGATTTTTGTTAAATAATTTGACTAACAATAGGAAATGGTTCAAATTTTAAGGCTATTAGTCACATATTTTAGAGAGTGCCATTGTTGACTGCTATAACATAGCTGAAGCATGTTCTTTTTCATTTCCATAGATTAGAAAGGATGGATTTTCTTGGCATTTATAATCATATTTTAAGGACCATAGCATTTCGTGATTCATTGGTATATCTACTTTGATTCTCTCTTAACTGATAATCTGAGACCATTAACATGGAACCGAAatatttcttcatctttttctaTCATGGTTTTTTTGTTGAACTAGGGGACTAATAATAGGAAGTGCTTCAAATACTAATGCTATTAGTAGCAAATTTTAGAGACTGCCATTGTTGACTGCAATTACATAGCTGAAGCATGTCCATTCTTTGTATAGATTATAAAGGGTTAAAAAGCCTAAGAGGTCCCTGTATTTCCTCTGTTATTAAATGGACCATTTTAGTCCTTTATACtagaaatggatggaatttttaacaaaaaaaaatattttgctctttgatctaacgtgCAATAATTAATTCGTTCATTTTTTGAATAGAGGGGTTAAAATGTAATCAAACTCTTAATATAATGACCTCCATGGCATTTTTACCTTTACTGATTTATTTTTGTCTTGAAATTGCGATTCGAATGCAACCTTGATATGAAACGACAACGTATCGACGTCGTTTTCAAGTTTCAAAACCTAAAAATCAAGCAatagaaaattttggaaaaccTCAAAGCTCCAAtaaaaaaattatctttttatCTGTTCACAAGTCTTAAACCCATTAAAGAAAAGGACCCCTTAACCACAATAAACTTGCCATGTAGCACTTAGTCTTATTATTTTCCATCTTTTTCGACTTTTTAATAGATCGGAAAATCTTATAGGTGAAATTATAATTTTGATCCTTTTATTAtacttaaatttgaaatttaatacctatattttcattttatatatttaattaaccTAAATAATTGATACTATTAATTATTCTTATTAAAATATGGATGCGGATTTTTCACGGGAACACTCTTttaaccaaataaaaataaaaatcataccaTCTTAGAATGGTTATTTTTacgaaaaattcattttaatgtTTCAATTGAAAtagatattaattatttatac contains:
- the LOC108485128 gene encoding putative phospholipid:diacylglycerol acyltransferase 2, whose product is MASNFLRLRKPYYVESTINCSSSSDQKLVNLSFGIDETRNQTKKRQAKEHHGRRSCLDSCCWVTGYLCTTWWLLLFLYHCCLPFTVVHEVPELMPAVRLKREGLTGIHPVVLVPGIVTGGLELWEGKPCADGLFRKRLWGGGGFTQLLKRPLCWLEHLSLHNETGLDPPGIRVRPVPGLFGADYSAPGYFVWDVLVKNLAKIGYEGKNLHMAAYDWRLSFQNTEVRDRALSRLKSKIELMYRANGNKKVVVVPHSMGVAYFLHFLKWVETPPPMGGGGGLGWCAEHIKAIVNIGPSFLGVPKAVSNILSAEGKDVAYFRAMVPGVLDSGTLGLRALEHVMRVSRTWDSVVSLMPKGGETIWGNMDWSPEEEHVCDFSKKRYFRLSPSDNNVNKSNAKQVFRVKDPVKYGRIISFGKAASVLHSSQLPTAVLKEILHMSASRNFNSSCGEAWTEYDEMSRESIQKIGAADKAYTATTLFDLLRFVAPKMMNRTEAHFSHGIADNLDDPKYNHYKFWSNPLEMKLPDAPNMEIYCSYGVGIPTERSYVYKLSPSNKCKRIPYQIDTSVDGEDRSCLKSGVYFADGDESVPVLSAGFMCAKGWKGRTRFNPSGINTYVREYQSKPLTSGIKSMAHVDIMGNIALIEDILRVAAGATGEEIGGNKIYSDILRMSERINLRL
- the LOC108485658 gene encoding uncharacterized protein LOC108485658; this encodes MDYSLAALKLLCGQLKDARGTPSQSALTLGGILFQRVWLQGVLVSNDDEDHLLLDDSTGIVELNLSGDFRQRQWKTGMYVMVVGGYFVRTGDIPVIKVHKIVDLSPFPDREAMWYLEVLEAYKLFYQPLIEEFI